In one window of Prosthecobacter fusiformis DNA:
- a CDS encoding sialate O-acetylesterase — MRPFAITSLLTSLAFLAQAEIKLPSIIGDNMVLQQKQANPIWGWDTPGAEVTVKFAGQTKTAKAGADGKWTVKLDAVPANAQPATISIQGTTAKEVKNVLVGEVWVCSGQSNMQWSVNGCWDADLEMATAKYPNIRLISVPQIGTQEPQQDFKGAWKECSPETVGPFTAVGYFYGRILHRMLDVPVGLINNAWGGSAAEAWVRRDVLENDARFKGLMADWVQREKDLETDKVRQDHEKAMADWNAKKDEADKAKQPFATRPPKGPQEILKGNARPGNIYNGVLLPTIGYGIKGVIWYQGETNAGRGYEYSYLFPLMIEHWRQEWKQGDFPFYWVQLADFMGEVSTPEESSWAELRESQTKTQAAIKNGGQAVIIDLGDSNDIHPKNKRDVAERLARHALVNDYGFKLPSRSPEYKSVAIEGSKAVVTLDNFGSSLRTVDVSEVKGFAICGEDRKWVWATAKIIGRDKVEVSAAEVAKPVAVRYAWANNPVCNLYSVDGLPVTPFRTDDFPMTTKPKE, encoded by the coding sequence ATGCGCCCATTCGCAATCACTTCACTTCTTACCAGCCTGGCCTTTCTGGCGCAGGCGGAAATCAAGCTCCCTTCCATCATCGGGGATAACATGGTCCTGCAGCAGAAGCAGGCCAATCCAATCTGGGGCTGGGATACGCCTGGGGCGGAGGTGACCGTCAAGTTTGCTGGCCAGACGAAGACGGCCAAAGCAGGAGCGGATGGCAAGTGGACGGTGAAACTGGATGCTGTGCCTGCGAATGCGCAACCGGCGACGATCTCTATCCAGGGCACGACGGCCAAGGAAGTGAAAAACGTCCTGGTGGGTGAGGTGTGGGTTTGCTCGGGCCAGTCCAACATGCAGTGGTCCGTCAATGGCTGCTGGGATGCAGATCTGGAAATGGCCACGGCGAAGTATCCGAACATCCGCCTCATTTCTGTGCCGCAGATTGGTACACAAGAACCGCAGCAGGACTTTAAAGGCGCATGGAAAGAGTGTTCACCAGAAACTGTCGGACCCTTCACGGCCGTCGGATACTTTTATGGTCGTATCTTGCACCGCATGCTGGATGTCCCTGTCGGGCTCATCAACAATGCCTGGGGCGGCAGTGCAGCGGAGGCCTGGGTACGGCGGGATGTGCTGGAAAATGATGCGCGTTTCAAGGGACTGATGGCTGACTGGGTGCAGCGTGAAAAAGATCTGGAGACCGACAAGGTCCGTCAGGACCATGAGAAGGCGATGGCCGACTGGAATGCAAAGAAGGACGAAGCTGATAAGGCCAAGCAACCCTTCGCCACGCGTCCACCAAAAGGCCCGCAGGAAATTTTGAAGGGCAACGCGCGTCCGGGTAATATTTATAACGGCGTGCTCCTGCCCACCATCGGATATGGCATCAAAGGCGTGATCTGGTATCAGGGGGAAACCAATGCTGGGCGCGGGTATGAATACTCATATCTGTTCCCGCTGATGATTGAGCATTGGCGCCAGGAATGGAAGCAGGGCGATTTCCCATTTTACTGGGTGCAACTTGCCGACTTCATGGGTGAAGTCAGCACTCCAGAAGAAAGCTCCTGGGCCGAACTGCGGGAAAGCCAGACAAAGACTCAGGCAGCCATCAAGAACGGCGGTCAGGCAGTCATCATTGACCTGGGGGATTCCAACGACATCCATCCCAAAAATAAACGCGATGTGGCTGAGCGTCTGGCCCGCCACGCGCTAGTCAATGACTACGGTTTCAAGCTGCCATCTCGCAGCCCTGAATACAAATCCGTCGCCATTGAAGGTAGCAAGGCGGTTGTCACCTTGGACAATTTCGGATCCAGCCTGAGGACCGTGGATGTGAGCGAGGTCAAAGGATTCGCCATTTGTGGTGAAGACCGCAAGTGGGTCTGGGCCACTGCGAAAATCATTGGGCGTGATAAGGTGGAAGTCAGCGCGGCCGAGGTGGCTAAGCCTGTGGCCGTTCGTTATGCCTGGGCCAACAATCCGGTGTGCAATCTCTACAGCGTGGACGGTCTGCCGGTCACTCCTTTCCGGACGGATGACTTTCCGATGACGACGAAGCCCAAGGAGTGA
- a CDS encoding amidohydrolase — protein MRIPALFIALTLPLHAAPDLILHHGRVITMDEKLSFAEAVAVEEGRIVAVGGNEEVLALKNDQTQLLDLSGKTLMPGLMDSHVHPSSAAMVEFDHEIPTMETIAEVLAYIASRVKVSKPGDLIALRQVFITRLEEKRYPTRAELDAVAPENPVVFSTGPDAMLSSLALKMAGIDRDFALPKDHAGKIEKDPATGEPTGLLRSFSPKLSAKAITQSPKAEDKYRRTRELFRDYNSVGLTTVADRDSSPGQTALYEELRQKGDLTVRMRVSMGIPAMSLWPASENAIEEVINSPLAKADPQLQIIGTKVYLDGGMLTGSSLMSEPWGISEAYGISDPQYRGVQKITPERLKQLVEKVTAAGLQFTAHSVGDGAVKLLVDTYEEVNQRHSVRAARASITHCNFMQPESIAKAAKLGVCIDLQPIWLHMDGRTLTGHFGEDRMAMFQPLRACFDQKVIVGGGSDHMQKIGSFRSVNPYNPWLGMWTAITRKARKLDKPVHIENALTREEALRLYTTNNAYLLKLEKETGSIEKGRLADLILVDRDPLTCPIDDLPQTTVLKTWLGGNVVFEK, from the coding sequence ATGCGTATTCCAGCCCTGTTCATTGCCCTAACACTGCCCCTACATGCAGCCCCGGATCTCATCCTGCATCATGGCCGTGTGATCACCATGGATGAAAAGCTAAGCTTTGCTGAGGCCGTGGCGGTCGAAGAGGGGCGCATCGTCGCAGTGGGAGGCAACGAGGAGGTTCTGGCGCTGAAGAATGATCAGACCCAACTCCTGGATCTCAGCGGCAAGACCCTCATGCCAGGGCTCATGGACTCCCATGTCCACCCTTCGTCCGCAGCCATGGTGGAGTTCGACCATGAAATTCCCACCATGGAAACCATCGCCGAGGTGCTGGCCTACATTGCTTCCCGGGTGAAAGTTTCCAAACCGGGCGACCTCATCGCCCTGCGCCAGGTTTTCATCACACGGCTGGAGGAAAAACGTTATCCCACCCGCGCTGAACTGGACGCCGTAGCACCGGAAAATCCGGTGGTCTTTTCCACCGGACCCGATGCGATGCTCAGCAGCCTTGCCCTCAAAATGGCAGGCATCGACCGGGATTTCGCTTTGCCCAAGGACCACGCCGGAAAGATCGAAAAAGATCCCGCCACAGGAGAACCAACCGGGCTTCTGCGCAGTTTCAGCCCGAAGCTTTCCGCCAAGGCCATTACCCAATCTCCCAAAGCAGAAGACAAGTACCGGCGCACCAGGGAACTGTTCAGGGATTACAACAGCGTCGGCCTAACCACCGTCGCTGACCGCGACTCCAGCCCTGGCCAGACAGCGTTGTATGAGGAACTGCGCCAAAAAGGAGATCTCACCGTGCGCATGCGTGTCTCCATGGGCATCCCCGCCATGAGCCTGTGGCCTGCCTCTGAAAACGCCATTGAAGAAGTTATCAACAGCCCTCTGGCCAAAGCAGACCCCCAGCTCCAGATCATCGGCACCAAGGTCTATCTGGATGGCGGCATGCTCACCGGCAGCTCACTCATGTCAGAGCCATGGGGCATCAGTGAAGCCTATGGAATCAGCGATCCACAATATCGTGGTGTGCAAAAAATCACCCCTGAACGCTTGAAGCAACTGGTTGAAAAAGTGACCGCTGCCGGCCTCCAGTTTACCGCTCACTCCGTGGGTGATGGAGCGGTGAAGCTGCTGGTGGACACTTATGAAGAAGTGAACCAGCGCCATTCCGTACGGGCTGCGCGTGCTTCCATCACTCATTGCAATTTCATGCAGCCGGAATCCATCGCCAAGGCTGCCAAGCTGGGCGTCTGCATTGATCTTCAGCCCATCTGGTTGCACATGGATGGCCGCACCCTGACCGGTCATTTTGGCGAGGACCGCATGGCCATGTTCCAGCCTCTGCGCGCCTGCTTTGATCAAAAAGTCATCGTGGGCGGAGGCAGCGACCACATGCAAAAGATCGGCTCCTTTCGCAGCGTGAATCCATACAATCCCTGGTTAGGCATGTGGACCGCCATCACCCGCAAAGCCCGCAAGCTGGACAAACCTGTACACATTGAAAACGCCCTGACACGTGAGGAAGCGCTGCGCCTTTACACCACCAACAACGCCTATTTGCTGAAACTGGAAAAAGAAACCGGCTCCATTGAAAAAGGCAGGCTGGCGGATCTGATCCTGGTGGACCGCGATCCGCTCACCTGCCCCATTGATGACCTGCCGCAAACGACGGTATTGAAAACCTGGTTAGGCGGAAATGTGGTCTTTGAAAAATAA
- the hflX gene encoding GTPase HflX, whose product MRATGGAWQAFLPRYTLMMFDIREKPQHVDRAFLVGAYFDRRKAQEATDLLEELNELVETLGIEVVGSELVYAREHTARHLIGKGKAKELMDAAKEAGAECIVFDNEFSPGQQRAWESESGLCVIDRHEVILDIFNMRAKTREARLQVELARMEYSIPRLTRMWAHLDRQGGGAGGGVGGAGAARGEGETQLEVDRRMAYKKLDRVKAELEEVKKQRDTMRKERSRVPVPHAAIVGYTNAGKSSLLNKLTDADAYVENKLFATLDTTTRRMDLPDGQAMLVTDTVGFVRNLPHDLVQSFRATLEEAVLADFLIHVVDASSPHAYNFYQTTTEVLAELGAGDKRVLLALNKVDLTDDVRQTELRRQFPEGVFISVKTGQGMDDLFHRIHDMLIDRVVRLDLCIPLDRMDLVALAHQEGKVLSEDYERGVADIQCVVPKRFESKFTSFVRPVKKKSARAEAAAAAK is encoded by the coding sequence ATGAGAGCAACTGGCGGTGCTTGGCAAGCGTTTCTCCCTCGCTATACTTTGATGATGTTCGATATTCGTGAAAAGCCTCAGCATGTGGATCGTGCCTTCCTTGTGGGTGCTTATTTTGACCGCCGTAAGGCTCAGGAGGCTACTGATTTGCTCGAAGAGCTCAATGAACTCGTCGAGACTTTGGGGATCGAAGTCGTCGGGTCCGAGCTTGTGTATGCCCGTGAACATACGGCCCGGCACCTCATCGGTAAAGGCAAGGCGAAGGAGCTGATGGATGCGGCGAAGGAGGCAGGTGCTGAGTGCATCGTCTTCGACAATGAATTTTCCCCTGGCCAGCAGCGTGCCTGGGAAAGCGAATCCGGCCTATGCGTCATTGATCGGCATGAGGTCATTCTGGACATCTTCAACATGCGCGCCAAGACGCGGGAGGCCCGCCTCCAGGTGGAGCTGGCGCGCATGGAATATTCCATCCCACGTCTGACGCGCATGTGGGCTCACCTTGACCGTCAGGGCGGTGGTGCTGGCGGTGGTGTCGGTGGTGCAGGGGCGGCTCGTGGTGAAGGGGAAACCCAGCTGGAAGTGGACCGGCGCATGGCTTATAAAAAGCTGGACCGGGTAAAGGCTGAGCTGGAGGAAGTGAAAAAGCAGCGGGATACGATGCGCAAGGAACGTAGCCGCGTCCCGGTGCCCCATGCCGCTATTGTTGGTTATACCAATGCAGGGAAGTCCTCTCTGCTGAATAAGCTGACGGATGCGGATGCTTATGTGGAGAACAAGCTCTTCGCGACCCTGGATACGACCACGCGCCGGATGGATCTGCCGGATGGCCAAGCCATGCTCGTGACTGATACGGTCGGTTTTGTCCGTAATCTTCCGCATGACTTGGTGCAAAGTTTCCGGGCGACATTGGAAGAAGCCGTGCTGGCGGATTTCCTAATTCACGTGGTGGACGCGAGCTCCCCCCATGCCTACAACTTTTATCAAACCACGACTGAGGTGCTGGCAGAACTGGGTGCCGGGGACAAGCGTGTGCTCCTGGCCCTGAACAAGGTGGACCTAACGGATGATGTGCGTCAGACCGAGCTCCGACGTCAGTTCCCTGAAGGTGTCTTCATTTCCGTCAAGACCGGCCAAGGAATGGACGATTTGTTTCACCGCATCCACGATATGCTCATCGACCGGGTGGTGCGCCTGGACCTGTGTATTCCCCTGGACCGCATGGATCTGGTGGCCCTGGCGCATCAAGAGGGCAAGGTGCTGTCCGAAGATTACGAGCGTGGCGTGGCCGACATTCAATGTGTGGTGCCGAAGCGCTTCGAGTCCAAATTCACCTCCTTCGTGCGTCCGGTGAAGAAGAAATCAGCCCGTGCTGAAGCTGCTGCTGCTGCCAAATAA
- the rplS gene encoding 50S ribosomal protein L19 — MSNIIANIDSEQLKKEVASFHVGDSVKIHTRVIEGDKERIQIFAGIIISHKGAGLNEAFTVRKISYGEGVERVFPVHSPKVAKIEVVKIGKVRRARLHYLRGRKGKQAMTVKEQAYNSNEA; from the coding sequence ATGAGCAACATCATCGCCAACATTGATTCTGAACAACTCAAGAAGGAAGTCGCTTCCTTTCATGTGGGTGACAGTGTCAAAATCCACACCCGAGTCATTGAAGGCGACAAAGAGCGTATTCAGATCTTCGCGGGCATCATCATCTCCCACAAAGGTGCGGGGCTGAACGAAGCTTTCACGGTCCGTAAAATCTCCTATGGTGAAGGCGTGGAACGTGTGTTCCCAGTCCACAGCCCAAAGGTGGCCAAGATCGAAGTCGTCAAAATCGGTAAAGTCCGCCGTGCCCGTCTTCACTATCTGCGCGGCCGTAAAGGCAAGCAGGCCATGACGGTCAAGGAACAGGCTTACAACAGCAACGAAGCTTAA
- a CDS encoding dihydrofolate reductase — MPARLIAIVAMASNRVIGRDGTLPWHFPEDLKFFKRTTLGHPILMGRTTYESIGRPLPGRQNIVLSRNMEPLEGLTVIRNVSELPSVCPDAETIFIIGGAQVYAELLPQCDGLYLTLVKEAHEGDTFLPPFEHLFTLKEVLETTDALEFRYYESAAK; from the coding sequence ATGCCAGCCCGTCTCATCGCCATCGTCGCCATGGCCAGCAACCGCGTCATTGGCCGCGACGGCACCCTGCCCTGGCATTTCCCGGAGGACTTAAAGTTCTTCAAGCGCACCACCTTGGGACACCCCATCCTGATGGGTCGCACAACGTATGAGTCCATCGGCAGACCCCTTCCCGGGCGTCAAAACATCGTGCTCAGCCGCAACATGGAACCGCTCGAAGGCCTCACCGTCATCCGCAATGTGTCAGAATTGCCCTCCGTTTGCCCAGATGCAGAGACCATTTTCATCATCGGGGGTGCCCAAGTCTATGCCGAGCTGCTACCGCAATGCGATGGCCTCTACCTCACCCTCGTCAAAGAAGCCCACGAAGGCGATACCTTCCTGCCGCCCTTTGAGCACCTGTTCACCCTGAAGGAAGTCTTGGAAACAACAGACGCTCTCGAATTTCGCTATTACGAGTCGGCAGCAAAGTAA
- a CDS encoding exo-alpha-sialidase, which produces MKFVPALLLSSIFTLSAAAQAPQAEIVAVQKIWDKAPHQAFTDLVRFKNLFFCCFREGSASMGGEGIVRILISASGDNWVDYATISEKGTDLRDPKLEITPDGKRLYLICGGSVYDGAQLKSRRPRYATSIDGKVWTPPQKLLAEGDSLWRTTVNPADQKFYGVSFNVYPTTGGPKFEPEWSLKSYTSADGSVWQLSSIMQVPGQPNETTLRFLKDGSAVALVRREAGDRKGAIGVAKAPYREWTWTQLPVPLGGPNFIELPDGTLIAGSRGFGKTPGPHMVLYTMTPTSLVPLLELPSGGDCSYPGLCWHEGHLFVSYYSSHEGKTAIYVAKVKLPGVKAP; this is translated from the coding sequence ATGAAGTTTGTCCCCGCACTCCTGCTTTCATCCATCTTCACCCTCAGTGCGGCTGCCCAGGCCCCTCAGGCGGAGATCGTCGCCGTCCAAAAGATCTGGGACAAAGCACCTCATCAGGCCTTCACGGATCTGGTCCGCTTCAAAAACCTGTTTTTCTGCTGCTTTCGCGAAGGCAGCGCCAGCATGGGGGGCGAGGGCATCGTTCGTATCCTCATTTCTGCCTCCGGGGACAACTGGGTGGACTATGCGACCATCTCCGAAAAAGGGACCGACCTGCGTGACCCCAAACTGGAAATCACCCCAGACGGCAAGCGCCTTTACCTTATCTGCGGAGGTTCCGTTTATGACGGCGCTCAACTCAAAAGCCGCCGCCCGCGTTATGCCACCTCCATTGATGGCAAAGTGTGGACGCCTCCCCAAAAACTGCTGGCCGAAGGGGACTCTCTCTGGCGTACCACAGTGAATCCTGCCGACCAAAAATTCTACGGTGTCTCCTTCAATGTCTATCCGACAACAGGCGGACCCAAGTTCGAACCCGAATGGTCCTTGAAATCATATACCAGCGCCGATGGCAGCGTATGGCAACTCTCCTCCATCATGCAGGTGCCCGGTCAGCCAAATGAAACCACCCTGCGTTTCCTCAAAGACGGCAGTGCCGTAGCCCTGGTACGCCGTGAAGCCGGTGACCGCAAAGGAGCCATCGGCGTGGCCAAAGCCCCCTATCGTGAATGGACCTGGACTCAACTCCCCGTCCCCCTGGGAGGACCCAATTTTATCGAGCTACCGGATGGCACCCTCATCGCCGGCTCACGCGGATTTGGCAAAACCCCCGGCCCCCACATGGTCCTTTATACCATGACGCCGACCAGCCTCGTCCCGCTACTTGAACTCCCCAGCGGGGGTGATTGCAGCTATCCCGGCCTATGCTGGCATGAGGGGCATCTCTTTGTGAGCTACTACTCCAGCCACGAAGGCAAAACCGCCATCTATGTGGCCAAAGTGAAACTGCCGGGGGTGAAAGCACCGTAA
- a CDS encoding peptidyl-alpha-hydroxyglycine alpha-amidating lyase family protein: MCWRLTIYCFLACLPVFAVEAHHEVVTGWPQLPADHQLGLCAGVDVDAQNRVFVFHRSGRKWSNPFPKEPISQPTISVIDGSSGKLLQSWGAGRFIMPHGLTVDQEGHVWLTDVGLHQVFKCTAEGQVLLTLGQAGVPGNDQTHFNLPTDVAVLSDRSFYVSDGYKNTRVMKFSADGQFEFEWGAKGKGDGQFNLPHGLAVDSKGRVYVCDRENHRLQVFDARGNFLQVWEGEHVGKPYGVAVSPEDDVFIMDGGIPSLKSASRGKAVQLDASGQVRDTFGSFGSAPGQFQMGHDIAIGPDGAVYTAEGTGARVQKFVLKK, from the coding sequence ATGTGCTGGCGTCTAACAATCTATTGTTTTCTCGCCTGCCTGCCAGTGTTCGCTGTGGAGGCGCATCACGAAGTGGTGACCGGCTGGCCGCAGTTGCCTGCGGATCATCAGCTAGGCCTCTGCGCGGGGGTGGATGTGGATGCGCAAAATCGCGTTTTTGTGTTTCATCGCAGCGGCAGGAAGTGGTCGAATCCCTTTCCGAAAGAACCTATTTCTCAACCTACGATCAGCGTGATTGATGGCAGTTCCGGCAAGCTTTTGCAAAGCTGGGGCGCAGGCCGGTTCATCATGCCGCATGGGCTTACGGTGGATCAGGAGGGGCATGTCTGGCTGACAGATGTGGGGCTGCATCAGGTATTCAAATGCACGGCTGAAGGGCAGGTACTGCTGACGCTGGGCCAAGCGGGTGTGCCTGGGAATGATCAGACTCATTTCAATCTGCCCACGGATGTGGCTGTCCTTTCTGATAGGTCCTTCTATGTCAGCGATGGCTACAAAAACACCCGGGTGATGAAATTCAGTGCGGATGGCCAGTTCGAATTTGAATGGGGCGCCAAGGGGAAGGGCGATGGCCAATTCAATTTGCCGCATGGGCTGGCGGTGGATTCCAAAGGCCGGGTGTATGTCTGTGACCGTGAAAACCACCGCCTCCAAGTTTTCGATGCGCGAGGCAACTTCCTCCAGGTGTGGGAAGGGGAACACGTTGGAAAACCCTACGGGGTGGCCGTGAGTCCCGAGGATGACGTTTTCATCATGGATGGCGGCATTCCTTCGTTAAAATCTGCTTCCCGAGGTAAAGCGGTACAATTGGATGCAAGTGGGCAGGTCCGGGATACCTTCGGCAGCTTTGGCAGTGCGCCAGGGCAGTTTCAGATGGGGCATGACATTGCCATCGGGCCGGATGGGGCCGTTTACACGGCTGAAGGAACGGGAGCTCGAGTGCAGAAGTTTGTCCTCAAGAAGTGA
- a CDS encoding ROK family protein, whose amino-acid sequence MSESSITSVGIDFGGTSVKLGVCRGGELLTTDAPIPTADFAGPAALITEMANRVAKLRETYPDIAAIGVGVPGLVDFDHGFVHVLTNVPGWKHVPLKTILGEKSGLPVTVENDANAMAYAEFRYGAARGLKNVVALTMGTGIGGGLILNGQLYRGSGCAAGEIGQMSIECDGRAGHYGNLGALEKYTGNKEIAEHAVQRYAEAHVQKTIEECTPKKIADAAKAGDDIARQIWEEIAEWLGTSLSSIAWLLNPDAFVIGGGVAQAGDLIFDPLKRKVQSMLSTVVWERLQIVPARFSNESGIIGNAALAADQIA is encoded by the coding sequence ATGTCTGAAAGTTCCATCACCTCAGTCGGCATTGATTTCGGCGGCACCTCGGTCAAACTCGGTGTCTGCCGTGGCGGTGAATTGCTCACTACCGATGCCCCCATTCCCACCGCTGACTTTGCAGGCCCTGCGGCGCTGATCACTGAGATGGCCAACCGGGTGGCCAAACTGCGCGAAACTTATCCAGACATCGCCGCCATCGGCGTAGGCGTTCCAGGACTCGTGGATTTTGACCACGGCTTCGTCCATGTGCTCACCAATGTCCCCGGTTGGAAGCACGTCCCGCTGAAAACCATCCTGGGTGAAAAAAGCGGCCTTCCCGTCACTGTCGAAAATGATGCCAATGCGATGGCCTATGCAGAATTCCGTTATGGTGCCGCTCGTGGACTGAAAAACGTGGTGGCCCTGACCATGGGCACCGGCATCGGCGGCGGCCTCATTTTAAACGGCCAGCTTTATCGCGGCAGCGGCTGTGCAGCCGGGGAGATCGGCCAGATGAGCATTGAATGCGACGGCCGTGCCGGTCATTACGGCAACTTGGGTGCCCTGGAAAAATACACCGGAAACAAGGAAATCGCCGAGCATGCCGTCCAGCGTTATGCCGAGGCCCATGTGCAAAAAACCATCGAAGAATGCACTCCAAAAAAAATCGCCGATGCCGCCAAGGCCGGTGACGACATAGCCCGCCAGATTTGGGAAGAAATCGCCGAATGGCTGGGCACCTCCCTCTCCAGCATCGCCTGGCTTCTTAACCCGGATGCCTTTGTCATCGGCGGCGGCGTGGCCCAGGCAGGCGACCTCATTTTTGATCCCCTCAAGCGCAAGGTACAGTCCATGCTCAGCACTGTTGTCTGGGAGCGTCTTCAGATCGTTCCCGCCCGCTTCAGCAATGAATCCGGCATCATCGGCAATGCAGCTCTGGCTGCCGACCAAATCGCCTGA
- the nusG gene encoding transcription termination/antitermination protein NusG: protein MFSDQPAWYVIHSKPKCEHLAASMMLGLPDVETYCPRIRFQRNTKRGKVWFVEALFPSYFFARFAPANSLRAVRYSQNVIRIVAFGDQLISVTDETIRLLREEMEGQDVKIVQVGMNVGDTVELTEGPLRGLKGIVNSIHDGQERVKILMEFLGRESLIEVDATKLLTDHTPRDVFIER, encoded by the coding sequence ATGTTTTCCGACCAACCCGCCTGGTATGTGATCCATAGCAAGCCGAAGTGTGAACATCTGGCAGCATCCATGATGCTTGGACTGCCTGATGTGGAGACTTACTGTCCGCGCATCCGGTTCCAGCGCAATACGAAGCGGGGGAAGGTGTGGTTCGTCGAGGCCCTTTTCCCAAGTTATTTCTTTGCCAGGTTTGCTCCTGCGAATTCTCTCCGCGCCGTCAGATATTCTCAAAACGTCATTCGTATTGTCGCGTTTGGAGATCAACTAATCTCAGTCACGGATGAAACCATCCGGCTGCTTCGTGAGGAGATGGAAGGGCAGGACGTCAAAATTGTCCAGGTGGGGATGAATGTGGGTGATACGGTGGAGCTGACAGAAGGGCCGCTGCGGGGTCTCAAAGGCATCGTGAACAGCATTCATGATGGCCAGGAACGAGTGAAGATCTTGATGGAGTTCCTGGGGCGTGAAAGCCTGATCGAAGTGGATGCGACAAAACTTCTCACCGATCACACGCCTCGCGACGTGTTCATTGAGCGATAA
- a CDS encoding type III pantothenate kinase — MTADFLLIDVGNGRTKLGLATREAILDRRELPTREATPDLVRQTVAGWTFQSAFICSVVPAAVQAFRDALPNLTVLNHQTSMGIGIRYPKPESIGADRLANAVALAHLHGAPGIVIDFGTAVTFDILSADRHYIGGVIAPGLRLMTDYLHERTALLPQVELMEPETAIGQSTVGAIQAGAAIGYRGMIKGILEALKKELPPGPLHIVATGGDAGWIIAGMDEEISVDADLTLHGLRLVASLPIPPSDGLEPPFG; from the coding sequence ATGACCGCTGATTTTCTCCTCATCGATGTAGGCAATGGCCGCACCAAGCTCGGCCTGGCCACCCGTGAGGCCATTTTGGACCGCCGGGAGCTGCCGACCCGTGAGGCAACGCCTGATCTGGTCAGGCAAACCGTAGCTGGTTGGACCTTTCAATCCGCCTTCATTTGCAGCGTAGTCCCGGCTGCCGTTCAGGCCTTTCGGGATGCCCTGCCCAACCTCACCGTCCTAAATCATCAAACTTCCATGGGCATCGGCATCCGCTATCCGAAGCCGGAAAGCATCGGCGCAGACCGCCTGGCCAATGCCGTCGCCCTGGCACACCTCCACGGGGCACCGGGTATCGTTATCGATTTCGGTACCGCCGTGACTTTCGACATCCTTTCTGCTGACCGTCACTACATTGGCGGCGTCATCGCCCCAGGTCTACGCCTGATGACCGATTATCTACACGAGCGCACCGCCCTGCTGCCCCAGGTGGAGCTGATGGAACCCGAAACAGCCATTGGTCAAAGTACCGTCGGGGCCATTCAGGCCGGCGCAGCCATTGGTTATCGTGGCATGATCAAAGGCATCCTCGAAGCCCTGAAAAAAGAGCTGCCCCCCGGTCCTCTCCACATCGTCGCCACAGGGGGTGATGCGGGCTGGATCATCGCCGGCATGGACGAGGAAATTTCTGTGGATGCGGACCTCACCCTCCATGGCCTGCGGCTCGTGGCCAGTCTGCCAATTCCCCCCTCCGACGGCTTAGAACCACCCTTTGGTTGA
- a CDS encoding alpha/beta hydrolase family protein: MRPTYLTLCALCALSGALIAADTPVKTKAPAKPKTAAKPAPKLPTPTQANVPYGTHERQVMDFWKVESAKPTPLLFFIHGGGWMGGDKNRLASLEKYLEAGISVVSINYRYVSQAHAAGIKPPVKAPLEDAARALQFVRSKATEWNIDKERIGAAGGSAGACSSLWLAFHDDLADPKSSDPISQESTRLWCAAVSGAQTTLDPQQMKEWTPNSSYGGHAFGFITTDPKKRGQQFSEFLAGREGILPWIQEYSPYANVTSDDCPIYLIYSAPPALGQIQKDPTHSANFGVKLEEKLKSVGVPCELVYPGAPDVKHSQAYEYLIAKLKAPTAK, encoded by the coding sequence ATGCGCCCAACCTACCTGACCCTCTGCGCTCTTTGCGCCCTCAGCGGAGCCCTCATCGCTGCCGATACTCCCGTTAAAACCAAAGCCCCCGCGAAACCGAAAACCGCAGCCAAGCCCGCTCCCAAGCTGCCGACGCCCACCCAGGCCAATGTCCCCTACGGCACCCACGAGCGCCAGGTGATGGACTTCTGGAAAGTGGAATCAGCCAAGCCCACCCCCCTGCTTTTCTTCATCCATGGCGGCGGCTGGATGGGCGGAGATAAAAACCGCCTCGCTTCCCTTGAAAAATATCTGGAAGCCGGGATCTCCGTCGTCTCCATCAATTACCGCTACGTGTCCCAGGCCCACGCCGCAGGCATCAAGCCTCCCGTCAAAGCCCCCCTGGAAGATGCCGCCCGTGCACTGCAATTTGTGCGCAGCAAAGCAACGGAGTGGAACATCGACAAAGAGCGCATCGGTGCTGCTGGCGGCTCCGCCGGAGCCTGCTCCAGCCTCTGGCTCGCCTTTCACGATGACCTGGCAGATCCGAAAAGCAGCGATCCGATCTCTCAGGAGTCCACCCGCCTCTGGTGTGCCGCCGTCAGTGGCGCACAGACCACCCTGGACCCTCAGCAGATGAAAGAATGGACCCCTAACAGCTCCTATGGCGGTCACGCCTTCGGTTTCATCACCACCGACCCCAAAAAGCGCGGCCAGCAGTTCAGCGAATTCCTCGCCGGGCGGGAAGGCATCCTTCCCTGGATCCAGGAATACTCCCCCTATGCCAACGTCACCAGTGACGATTGCCCCATTTACCTCATCTACAGCGCCCCCCCAGCCCTGGGCCAGATTCAGAAAGACCCCACCCACAGTGCCAACTTCGGCGTAAAACTTGAAGAGAAACTCAAAAGCGTCGGCGTTCCTTGCGAACTCGTCTATCCCGGTGCCCCTGATGTGAAACATTCCCAGGCTTACGAATACCTCATCGCCAAGCTCAAAGCACCCACAGCCAAGTAA